The following coding sequences lie in one Eremothecium sinecaudum strain ATCC 58844 chromosome IV, complete sequence genomic window:
- the TIM10 gene encoding protein transporter TIM10 (Syntenic homolog of Ashbya gossypii ADR155C; Syntenic homolog of Saccharomyces cerevisiae YHR005C-A (TIM10)) gives MFGIGGQPQLSSQQKINAAEAELDLVTDMFNKLVDNCYKKCIERQYNDGTLSKAESNCLDRCVAKYFETNVKVGEDMQKLGQNFAPGKL, from the coding sequence ATGTTCGGTATCGGCGGTCAACCTCAGCTATCATCCCAACAAAAAATCAATGCTGCTGAAGCAGAACTAGACTTGGTTACTGACATGTTCAACAAGCTTGTCGACAACTGCTACAAGAAATGCATTGAAAGACAGTACAATGATGGAACTTTGAGCAAAGCTGAATCCAACTGCCTAGATAGGTGTGTTGCAAAGTACTTTGAGACTAATGTCAAAGTTGGAGAAGATATGCAGAAGTTAGGTCAGAATTTTGCTCCAGGTAAGTTGTGA
- the MDH1 gene encoding malate dehydrogenase MDH1 (Syntenic homolog of Ashbya gossypii ADR152C; Syntenic homolog of Saccharomyces cerevisiae YKL085W (MDH1)), translated as MLLLRTVKRGFSTRPASLYKVTVLGAGGGIGQPLSMLLKLNTRVTDLRLFDLRGAQGVAADLSHVPTASVVRGYTSEDPEGLKSALTGTEVVVIPAGVPRKPGMSRDDLFVKNAGAVQGLATAIAEHAPNAAVLVISNPVNSTVPIVAEVFKKHGTYNPRKLFGVTTLDVIRASRFLSELRGTNPRDEHVSIVGGHSGITIIPLLSQTGYQMSDEQRKALIHRIQFGGDEVVQAKQGAGSATLSMAIAGARFAGSVMDGLSGEADVVEAAFVDSPLFKDEGVEFFSSLLTLGKDGVEKVHELGPVSAEEEEMLRECKETLRKNIAKGVEFVKQH; from the coding sequence ATGTTGTTATTGCGTACTGTTAAAAGGGGGTTCTCTACCCGTCCTGCTAGTTTGTATAAGGTGACAGTTCTAGGCGCCGGTGGCGGGATTGGCCAACCATTGTCAATGCTTTTGAAGCTAAATACACGTGTTACAGACCTTCGTTTGTTTGATTTACGTGGTGCTCAAGGTGTTGCCGCCGATCTTTCTCACGTTCCAACTGCGTCGGTGGTTAGAGGTTACACTTCCGAAGATCCGGAGGGTTTGAAGTCGGCGCTAACCGGGACCGAGGTGGTTGTGATTCCAGCAGGTGTTCCTCGTAAGCCGGGGATGTCGAGAGATGACCTATTTGTTAAGAATGCTGGCGCCGTTCAGGGCCTAGCGACAGCAATTGCGGAGCATGCGCCTAACGCCGCTGTGCTTGTTATTTCCAACCCCGTGAACTCTACAGTGCCAATTGTAGCGGAGGTTTTCAAGAAGCATGGCACTTACAATCCTCGTAAGTTGTTTGGTGTGACCACGCTTGATGTTATCCGTGCCTCCAGATTTTTGAGTGAGTTGCGCGGCACCAATCCAAGAGATGAGCACGTATCCATTGTTGGTGGCCATTCTGGTATAACTATCATCCCATTGCTTTCACAGACTGGTTACCAGATGTCTGATGAACAGCGTAAGGCTCTTATCCACCGTATCCAATTTGGTGGTGATGAGGTTGTGCAGGCGAAGCAAGGTGCTGGTTCTGCAACTCTTTCCATGGCTATTGCCGGAGCTCGTTTTGCTGGTTCTGTGATGGACGGTTTGTCCGGCGAAGCTGACGTAGTGGAGGCCGCTTTTGTGGACTCTCCTCTCTTCAAGGATGAGGGTGTCGAATTCTTCTCATCTCTATTGACTTTGGGGAAGGATGGTGTTGAAAAGGTACATGAGCTAGGTCCTGTGTCTGCTGAGGAGGAGGAAATGTTGCGCGAATGTAAGGAAACTCTCCGCAAGAATATTGCTAAGGGTGTTGAATTTGTAAAACAGCATTAG
- the SRX1 gene encoding sulfiredoxin (Syntenic homolog of Ashbya gossypii ADR152C-A; Syntenic homolog of Saccharomyces cerevisiae YKL086W (SRX1)) gives MSLQTRNISRVQQIPLSKIRRPIAPVLDNAKIDAMVSTSKGVPAASSTCTLEEATAMNGELPPVDVMHVIHNGKEYFFAFGGCHRFQAYERLSRENNTDELVRCKVIPSTRDQMRIYVGASVDSLFDD, from the coding sequence ATGTCATTGCAAACTAGAAATATTTCCAGGGTTCAACAAATCCCTCTCTCTAAAATCCGTCGGCCTATAGCTCCGGTTCTAGACAACGCAAAAATAGACGCGATGGTGTCTACCTCTAAGGGCGTTCCCGCTGCAAGCAGTACATGTACCTTAGAGGAAGCAACTGCCATGAATGGTGAACTTCCTCCAGTGGACGTCATGCACGTGATACACAATGGAAAGGAGTATTTTTTTGCTTTTGGTGGCTGCCACCGCTTTCAGGCCTACGAGAGGTTAAGCCGTGAGAATAACACCGATGAACTGGTACGATGCAAGGTTATTCCTTCTACAAGGGACCAAATGAGGATTTACGTTGGCGCTAGTGTTGATTCTCTGTTTGATGACTAG
- the UBX4 gene encoding Ubx4p (Syntenic homolog of Ashbya gossypii ADR150C; Syntenic homolog of Saccharomyces cerevisiae YMR067C (UBX4)) has product MPSVRVQYDYAEFTYISQPSTVLHDILMAALQHFKINSATTQEWRLMHGDRELALYMRHSQSNLPAGTLIKLVKVAKGSDGRIVSIKFQAMGVGSSVRKIATNTFVGEAVKEVCSAEGWKIGPDCNVAIFSKTEVLEELENVTFAEMGVSEDVVVRLRLPTEPVKKPKKINSIVKALKTSSSTSSSPVQRSPVQRSPVQKSPIPRSPVQRSTETTSRNGPSSSESKEPLHESKHESEKPSHTPKEESGTPLHTPTREPNKPLHSPSVYIPESNHVSAGDATEEMDYELSEADVMRYQQMLSARVNHGPLMTRRLREELNAEKHSVTVERCNIRVRLPDLKLLDVSFDKDDTMHNVYDLISRTLISPDISFALFQSYPHKKLEDSNAKLVSGLGFGSNTLLLLDTTHPGPYLKQEILKKAKPVSQPTSPSNDSKTDADSVKRKINPMKKIPKWMKLSKK; this is encoded by the coding sequence ATGCCATCCGTGAGAGTACAGTACGATTATGCGGAATTCACGTATATATCACAGCCTTCAACGGTATTGCATGATATTTTGATGGCAGCATTACAGCATTTCAAGATAAATAGCGCCACCACTCAGGAATGGCGATTGATGCATGGAGACCGTGAGTTGGCGCTTTATATGCGGCATAGTCAGTCGAACTTACCTGCAGGTACTCTAATAAAGCTAGTAAAAGTGGCTAAAGGCAGTGATGGTCGCATAGTATCGATTAAGTTCCAGGCAATGGGGGTCGGTTCTAGTGTGCGCAAGATAGCAACCAACACCTTTGTTGGTGAGGCCGTAAAAGAAGTTTGCTCAGCTGAAGGTTGGAAGATAGGGCCTGATTGTAACGTAGcaatattttcaaaaacAGAGGTTTTAGAGGAGTTAGAAAATGTCACGTTTGCTGAAATGGGAGTTTCAGAAGATGTAGTTGTGCGACTAAGGCTACCTACTGAGCCTGTCAAAAAGCCAAAGAAGATAAATTCGATAGTAAAGGCCCTTAAAACGTCCTCATCAACCTCCAGTTCTCCTGTTCAAAGAAGTCCTGTTCAAAGAAGTCCTGTTCAAAAAAGTCCTATTCCAAGAAGTCCTGTTCAGAGAAGTACTGAAACCACTTCAAGAAATGGCCCCAGCTCATCTGAGTCTAAGGAGCCTTTGCACGAATCCAAACATGAATCTGAAAAGCCTTCACATACACCCAAAGAAGAATCTGGAACGCCTTTACATACACCGACGCGCGAACCCAACAAACCTTTACACTCACCTAGTGTTTACATACCGGAGTCTAATCACGTAAGTGCAGGAGATGCAACTGAAGAAATGGACTATGAATTATCCGAAGCCGATGTCATGAGATATCAACAGATGCTATCTGCTCGAGTAAACCATGGACCATTGATGACACGCCGTTTAAGGGAAGAATTGAACGCCGAGAAGCACTCAGTTACTGTAGAAAGATGCAATATCCGTGTACGGCTGCCGGATCTTAAGCTGCTTGACGTCAGTTTTGACAAAGACGATACTATGCATAATGTATACGATCTGATATCAAGGACTCTAATCAGCCCAGATATTTCATTTGCTCTATTTCAGTCATATCCACACAAAAAGTTAGAAGATTCGAATGCCAAACTGGTGAGTGGTCTCGGATTTGGCTCTAACACTCTACTTTTGCTAGATACTACTCATCCAGGTCCATATCTGAAGCAAGAAATTCTGAAGAAAGCCAAACCTGTCAGCCAACCCACCAGTCCCAGTAATGACAGCAAAACGGACGCTGATAGTGTGAAGCGTAAAATCAACCCTATGAAAAAGATTCCAAAGTGGATGAAGTTAAGTAAAAAGTAA
- the SOV1 gene encoding Sov1p (Syntenic homolog of Ashbya gossypii ADR149W; Syntenic homolog of Saccharomyces cerevisiae YMR066W (SOV1)), with the protein MLRYKSLLKSGLAVHHVRFVRQRPFRNDHIGTSTTSSIVGNTPKIVDRVAPNVEAAEKDLQSMGFKELKHNDDNLDDESLVDWLTVNNSGFKNSTSNLRNLVAKLKTVPQQSAERVKLTFSYLLKEVEMEIERLNLFSPETLNEMLLANKQRALKNAIKSEDIGKIFFQELVSMDNGKHVSPLQHTELLLNILVEINKSKEKGITIEQAVEAFELSKLIPDYETRLRAITLSGRLLYSFGKVRMDAVNESFYIEGLLHHGYDKQALHYFESYKDKVNQKWWNEVGLMIMLRSNQLQRFDTLFKQTVQKYGETNIRPKIIKTAIKKKLQSKTFAEADYFNDLFLRLVDTHGCIKEKQNNQPTMMDFESEEHANEYFNAIEVPTHADFMSIIAANFFRGNQPMAYKLLARLIQSPNFDIENWTDCIWMMRLPLLRDFSSFEIAIKPFLEHETEAETLRQLQKSFDLVIESKGLTKIRKALDSVLFSNMESFAANSEMSKLLYDYMIKYWTKSDHELDSSKKFHGIFKILLATNQEKTAKEILTKLEQSENDSVFPKVNAHHYAAFVDYYRILAARAKTGPKKNMLNEQVDNIIKSMERLGVSHNSEILASLISYYRTVYDFNKCFALINSILGSKIEMHTADSKELNLRSFYDRRTITLKLYLEIWNAYRSYQKVFKRDSHSIEQTSNARDWKYQVIHIRKNTSTHPEFSMLQLFKMMVKVDNILISSDIYNTILQTLASGYDWTTIPAVLEYMQKIHNVPCSKKLSSYLTVSLTRAYVDMERRKLFFSGGISATNSKINAAKRKVMNMVKEGEILEDKETNDAICNLILHIKDLLSKTEPSKVPEIEEAYKELGLMPPPM; encoded by the coding sequence ATGCTCCGCTATAAGAGCCTTCTTAAGTCTGGGTTGGCTGTTCATCATGTTCGATTTGTTCGTCAGAGACCGTTTAGAAATGATCATATAGGTACCTCAACAACGTCCAGCATCGTTGGAAATACACCAAAAATTGTGGATAGGGTAGCTCCTAATGTTGAGGCAGCTGAAAAAGATCTGCAAAGTATGGGGTTTAAGGAACTTAAACATAACGATGACAACCTTGATGATGAAAGCTTGGTGGATTGGTTAACTGTCAATAATTCTGGGTTTAAGAACTCGACATCAAATCTTAGAAATCTAGTGGCCAAATTAAAGACTGTTCCACAGCAATCAGCAGAGCGAGTTAAGCTGACATTTTCGTACCTGTTAAAAGAAGTAGAGATGGAAATTGAAAGGTTAAATCTTTTTAGTCCTGAGACGTTGAATGAAATGCTCCTAGCGAACAAACAGAGGGCACTGAAAAACGCTATAAAGAGTGAGGATATAGGCAAGATTTTTTTCCAAGAGTTGGTCAGTATGGATAATGGTAAGCATGTGTCGCCACTTCAGCATACAGAGCTGTTACTTAATATATTGGTTGAAATCAACAAGTCGAAAGAAAAAGGTATTACGATAGAGCAGGCTGTTGAGGCATTTGAGCTTTCAAAGTTAATTCCCGATTATGAAACAAGGCTTCGTGCTATAACTCTTTCTGGGCGCTTGCTGTATTCCTTTGGAAAAGTCAGAATGGATGCCGTGAATGAATCGTTTTATATAGAAGGTTTGCTACACCATGGTTACGACAAGCAGGCGCTGCATTACTTTGAGAGCTATAAAGATAAGGTGAATCAAAAATGGTGGAATGAGGTAGGTTTAATGATTATGCTGCGGTCTAACCAGTTACAAAGATTTGATACTCTATTTAAACAAACAGTACAGAAATATGGTGAAACGAATATTAGGCCAAAAATCATTAAAACAGcaataaagaagaagctgCAGTCAAAAACTTTTGCTGAAGCAGATTATTTTAACGATTTATTCCTTAGATTGGTAGATACCCATGGATGCATAAAGGAAAAGCAAAATAACCAACCAACTATGATGGATTTTGAGTCAGAAGAGCATGCTAATGAATATTTCAATGCAATTGAAGTACCTACTCATGCAGACTTTATGTCAATAATAGCTGCAAATTTCTTCCGCGGTAACCAACCCATGGCCTACAAGTTACTAGCCCGATTGATTCAAAGTCCAAATTTCGATATTGAAAATTGGACAGATTGTATTTGGATGATGCGGCTTCCTTTATTACGTGACTTCTCGTCATTTGAGATTGCAATTAAACCATTTTTAGAGCACGAAACTGAAGCAGAAACGCTGCGACAGTTACAGAAAAGTTTCGACTTAGTGATTGAATCCAAAGGCTTAACAAAGATTCGTAAAGCACTTGATTCTGTGTTATTTTCAAATATGGAGTCATTTGCTGCTAATTCCGAAATGAGCAAACTTCTTTATGACTATATGATTAAATATTGGACGAAGTCTGATCACGAACTGGATTCTTCTAAGAAATTTCATGGGATATTCAAAATACTGCTTGCAACCAATCAAGAAAAAACAGCGAAGGAGATCCTCACCAAACTAGAACAGTCAGAAAATGACAGCGTTTTCCCAAAAGTTAACGCTCATCATTATGCTGCTTTTGTTGACTATTACAGAATACTTGCGGCACGCGCTAAGACAGGGCCTAAGAAAAATATGCTCAATGAACAAGTTGACAATATAATAAAATCTATGGAAAGATTGGGTGTTTCGCATAACTCAGAAATATTGGCTTCTTTGATTTCATATTATAGAACGGTCTATGACTTTAACAAATGTTTTGCACTTATCAACTCCATTTTGGGATCCAAAATAGAGATGCATACAGCGGATAGTAAAGAACTAAACCTGCGATCATTTTATGATAGGAGGACGATAACACTAAAGTTGTACTTAGAAATCTGGAACGCATATCGCTCTTATCAAAAGGTTTTTAAAAGAGATTCGCACTCAATTGAGCAAACGTCCAATGCTCGTGATTGGAAATACCAGGTCATTCATATACGAAAGAATACTAGTACGCATCCCGAATTCTCAATGCTTCAACTTTTTAAAATGATGGTTAAAGTAGATAATATCCTAATATCATCGGATATTTATAACACTATCCTTCAAACACTTGCTTCAGGCTATGATTGGACAACTATTCCAGCTGTTTTAGAGTATATGCAAAAAATCCATAATGTCCCCTGCAGTAAAAAGTTGTCAAGTTATCTTACCGTATCCTTAACAAGAGCTTATGTCGACATGGAACGAAGGAAGTTGTTTTTCTCAGGCGGGATATCTGCAACAAATTCTAAAATTAATGCTGCTAAACGTAAGGTGATGAACATGGTTAAAGAAGGAGAAATCTTAGAAGATAAAGAAACCAATGATGCTATTTGTAATTTGATATTACATATAAAAGATCTTTTGAGCAAGACAGAACCCTCGAAAGTCCCTGAGATAGAAGAAGCTTATAAAGAGTTAGGGCTCATGCCACCTCCCATGtaa
- the AVO2 gene encoding Avo2p (Syntenic homolog of Ashbya gossypii ADR151W; Syntenic homolog of Saccharomyces cerevisiae YMR068W (AVO2)) produces the protein MLLDPSIRLRNAIINNQLIIVRHVLKRWPELLTNIDPSNGWTSLHYAAFHGHYLLCALLIQKGHDSDGIRRTADGDSCVHLALINGHEQTTHLLLQHFPQCVQDRNAQGRTPAHIACMGDFHQCLSLLLHVGTDITVGDAEGNTAFHIATIYGSLRCAELLVQQVAGRPEECEKRNNAGWTPAEVAMTFAVQNIFLNYVRDASMRQAFQQITPVVPWSVATASSETTAVTSAPPSLLSISITKVRT, from the coding sequence ATGCTGTTAGATCCTTCTATCAGACTTCGCAATGCCATTATCAACAATCAACTTATAATAGTAAGGCATGTGCTGAAAAGGTGGCCTGAACTCCTGACTAATATCGATCCCTCCAATGGCTGGACATCCCTTCACTATGCTGCCTTCCACGGTCACTATCTTTTATGTGCCCTTCTGATTCAAAAGGGACATGATAGCGATGGTATCCGACGGACAGCAGATGGCGATTCTTGTGTCCATCTAGCGTTAATAAATGGTCACGAGCAAACTACTCATCTATTACTACAGCACTTCCCCCAGTGTGTTCAAGATCGCAATGCCCAGGGCCGTACACCAGCGCATATCGCATGTATGGGAGACTTCCATCAATGTCTAAGTTTGTTACTGCATGTGGGTACGGATATTACTGTGGGCGATGCTGAAGGTAACACCGCATTTCATATTGCTACCATTTATGGTAGTCTGCGTTGCGCCGAGCTGCTGGTTCAGCAGGTTGCAGGCAGGCCGGAGGAATGCGAGAAACGTAACAACGCCGGTTGGACACCAGCCGAGGTGGCAATGACTTTTGCTGTCCAAAATATATTTCTCAACTACGTTCGCGATGCCAGTATGCGCCAAGCTTTCCAACAGATCACACCAGTTGTACCGTGGTCCGTTGCTACAGCTTCTTCGGAAACTACCGCAGTCACATCGGCTCCACCATCGCTCCTCAGCATTTCAATCACAAAGGTGCGCACATAA
- the GPA1 gene encoding guanine nucleotide-binding protein subunit alpha (Syntenic homolog of Ashbya gossypii ADR153C; Syntenic homolog of Saccharomyces cerevisiae YHR005C (GPA1)), which produces MGCTASTHMMEDENDSFLQDARANDVIEQNLLMEKQRGKNEIKLLLLGAGESGKSTVLKQLKLLHQGGFTHEERLQYGQVIWTDAIQSMKILIIQARKLGIPLDCDDPEKNRLLFECKRVVLQSKALDHIDASVAGGPEFLNDYVLKYSERSENKRRVQSTGRVEAFEADLTGSHPTRGIDMQEVSMGLSEQSGNENDTGMFVKPGAAALHSSPKNLSNEQIAYAIRQLWDNDRGIRQCFARSNEFQLEGSAAYYFDNIEHFAQPSYSCTDEDILRGRIKTTGITETQFTVGSSKFKVLDAGGQRSERRKWIHCFQGITAVLFVLAVSEYDQMLFEDERVNRMHEAIMLFDTLLNSKWFYNTPFILFLNKVDIFEEKIKRSPIRQHFPDYPGRVGDAEAGLKYFERIFLSLNRSKKPIYVHRTCATDTKSMKFVLSAVTDLIVQQNLKKSGIL; this is translated from the coding sequence ATGGGTTGCACTGCTAGTACGCATATGATGGAGGATGAGAATGACTCGTTCCTCCAAGATGCAAGGGCTAATGATGTTATCGAACAGAATCTGCTAATGGAAAAGCAACGGGGTAAAAATGAAATCAAATTATTGCTGTTAGGTGCTGGTGAGTCAGGGAAGTCTACTGTGCTCAAGCAGCTCAAACTACTACATCAGGGTGGGTTCACTCATGAAGAACGCTTACAGTATGGCCAGGTTATCTGGACAGATGCTATACAGTCCATGAAGATTTTAATCATCCAAGCCAGAAAGCTCGGAATTCCTCTTGACTGTGACGACCCTGAAAAAAATCGACTACTTTTTGAATGCAAAAGGGTTGTTTTGCAGTCCAAGGCACTGGATCATATCGATGCCAGCGTGGCGGGTGGTCCTGAGTTCTTAAATGACTATGTTCTTAAGTACTCCGAGCGTAGTGAAAATAAAAGGCGGGTCCAGAGTACAGGAAGAGTTGAGGCATTCGAAGCTGACCTCACTGGGAGTCATCCAACCCGCGGCATAGATATGCAGGAGGTTTCAATGGGCCTCAGCGAGCAAAGCGGCAACGAGAACGATACCGGGATGTTCGTCAAGCCTGGAGCAGCAGCTCTCCACAGCAGCCCAAAGAACCTCTCCAACGAGCAGATTGCGTATGCGATCCGTCAGCTTTGGGACAACGATCGCGGGATCCGCCAGTGTTTTGCTCGCTCAAACGAGTTCCAACTTGAAGGCTCGGCTGCGTACTACTTTGACAACATTGAACACTTTGCACAGCCTAGCTACAGTTGTACCGATGAGGACATCCTCCGCGGTCGGATAAAGACCACTGGAATCACTGAAACTCAGTTTACTGTCGGTTCCAGTAAATTCAAGGTCCTAGACGCCGGTGGACAGCGCTCAGAACGTAGGAAATGGATTCACTGTTTCCAGGGTATCACTGCAGTGCTTTTCGTTCTCGCCGTCAGCGAGTACGATCAGATGCTTTTCGAGGACGAACGCGTCAACCGTATGCACGAGGCAATTATGCTTTTTGACACACTTCTAAACTCAAAATGGTTTTACAATACGCCCTTCATTCTGTTCCTCAACAAAGTGGATATCTTTGAGGAGAAAATAAAAAGATCGCCCATCAGGCAACATTTCCCAGACTACCCTGGCCGCGTCGGTGACGCCGAGGCAGGCCTCAAGTATTTCGAGCGTATCTTCCTTTCGCTCAACCGGTCAAAGAAACCCATATACGTACACAGAACCTGCGCTACAGATACAAAATCGATGAAATTCGTCTTAAGCGCTGTAACAGACCTTATTGTCCAACAGAATCTCAAGAAGAGTGGTATACTATGA
- the CYT2 gene encoding cytochrome c1 heme lyase CYT2 (Syntenic homolog of Ashbya gossypii ADR154W; Syntenic homolog of Saccharomyces cerevisiae YKL087C (CYT2)) has translation MGAEERPTCPVDHNSKKIWTKALSAEGASGLPEGHPQLPATEGATQPACPVDHKTRTVWLQKTAGTGVEDVECSSDKLLETPKYQTNVKLPTEREISSIPRSGTDGNWVYPSEKQFYEAMLRKDWKPNAEDMKTVIPIHNSVNERVWNYIKIWESGTGADSCGGIKLSSFKGDSKRLTPRAWLRSTLLGKSKPFDRHDWKINRCGKEIEYVIDFYADETPKLGPQIYLDVRPKLNSYEGFRLRILKALGY, from the coding sequence ATGGGAGCTGAAGAACGTCCTACGTGTCCTGTTGATCATAATTCGAAAAAGATATGGACCAAAGCACTATCTGCGGAAGGTGCTTCTGGTCTTCCTGAAGGTCACCCACAACTTCCTGCTACAGAAGGCGCAACTCAACCTGCTTGTCCTGTCGACCATAAAACACGTACCGTTTGGCTGCAGAAAACAGCTGGTACCGGCGTGGAGGATGTAGAGTGCTCATCTGACAAGCTTTTGGAAACCCCAAAGTACCAGACTAATGTGAAGTTACCAACGGAAAGAGAAATATCATCTATTCCTAGAAGTGGGACTGATGGCAACTGGGTTTACCCTTCAGAAAAGCAGTTTTACGAGGCAATGTTGCGTAAGGACTGGAAACCTAACGCTGAAGACATGAAAACCGTGATTCCTATCCATAATTCCGTTAACGAAAGAGTATGGAACTACATCAAGATATGGGAGTCTGGTACCGGAGCAGATTCTTGTGGTGGTATAAAATTGAGCAGTTTTAAGGGTGATTCAAAGCGTCTAACCCCCCGTGCTTGGCTAAGAAGTACTTTACTAGGAAAATCGAAGCCATTTGATAGACATGATTGGAAAATTAATAGATGTGGGAAAGAAATTGAATACGTTATTGATTTCTACGCCGACGAAACCCCGAAACTTGGGCCACAAATCTACCTAGATGTTAGACCAAAGCTTAATAGCTATGAAGGATTCAGGCTCAGAATCCTTAAAGCCTTAGGTTACTAG